The window TCGGCCATCTCCTTGATGTCCGCCCCCGCGGCGAAGGCCCGCTCGTTCCCCGTGATCACCATGCAGCGGATGGCCTCGTCGCGATCGAAGGCCTCCAGAGCCGTCGCCAGCTCCTCCATCAGGACGCTGTTGAGGGCGTTCAGCTGCTGGGGGCGGTTCAGGCGGATCAGCCCCACGTTCTCGATGGTCTCCACCAGGATCGAGGTGTAGGCCATGGGACCCTCCCGCAGGCTGAGGATGGGATCTCCTACCGGAAGTTCAACAGGAAGATGGCCTCCAGGGTGGCGTAAAGGTTGAGGGTCATGTGCATCACGATGGGCGGCCAGAGGGACCGGGTGCGGGCCCGCAAACCGGTTAGAGCCAGGCCCACCAGGAAGGCCTGGGCGATCCAGAACCACTGATCCGTGGTCCCCCCGTAGGTGAAGAGGTGGAACAGGGCAAAGATCAGCGAGACGAGATAGACGGCGAACATGGGGCCCACCCGCACCGCCAGGGCGGGATACAGGAGGCCCCGGAACAGCAGCTCCTCCGTCGGCGGGCCGACCAGCACGGCGAGGAACCCCATGGCCGTCCAGCCCAGGGGATCCCGGCCTCGGAACAGAGGGGCCAGGTTCTCCGGGATCACCGGCCGGCCCGACGCCATGGTGACCGCATCCAGCGCCACTGCTAAGCCCAACGCTAAGAAGGGCACCGCCCACAGGGGGATGCGCGCAGGGGGAACCAGGCGCAGGGCTGGGGCCAGCGGGCCGCGCACCCACAGGCGCAGGGCAGCCCCCACGGTGATCAGGGTGAACAGATAGATGAAGCCGCTGGCCAACCCCGTGAAGCGCCCGCTGGCGGCCGCTCGGGCGTAGGCGGCCTCGAACGGCTGGCCGGGCATCGCCACGACCCAGTAGATCAGAAAGAAGAGGACGCCCAACATGAACTGGACCATCAGGAAATACGCCAGGGCCGTCAGAGCCAGGCCGATCCCCCAGGGCGGGGCCGGCTCCAGCTCCTCAGACGGTGCGGAGGAGGACGGGGCAGGACGCATCTTCACACGCTCCTCATATCACGAAATATTGAAGGAAATCGATCCGAGCTCCCGGGGCCGGGCCGGCGGGCCTCTTCCTCATCGCGCCCACGCCAGCGTCCCATCTGGCCACCTGCCACCTCGGGGCGGGTTCAGAGCCTGCTCATAAACCCGGGCGAACTCCTCCTCAAACCGGGCCGCCATCGCCGGATCCGTCACGATCAGGAAGTTCTCATCGTTGTCCTGCTCGGCGTTGCGGGAGAAGTTATAGGACCCGAAGATCACCACCCGACGGTCGATGACGAACACCTTGTGGTGCATGTTGTAAGGGTTGCCGTCCTTCAGCACGTCGATCCCCGCCCGCCGCAGGCGGTTGAACTGGCTCAACGGGGATCCCGCGCCGCTGGACTCGAACACCCCATGGATCTCCACCCCGGCCCGGGCCCGCTCCAGCAGCGCATCGCCGATCCGCGGGTGCGTGAAGGCGAAGGCCATGAACACGATGCGCTCCCGCGCTCCCCGGATCGCCCGCACGATGGCCTCGACCGTCGGATCCTCCGGGGCGAAGTAATTTTCCACCGGGATCCCATGGATGGTCAATCGCGGGGTCGTGTCGCCGGAGGGACGAGCAGGGCCGAAGGCGCGGCGCTCGAACATGGCGGCGAACTTGACGGCGTAATTGCGGGCCAGCTCCGACGAGCGGAGGAGAGCAGCGTTGTTGTTGTTCTGATAGACATCGTTGTCCGTGAAGTTCATCGAGCCCGTCCACACGCGCTCGCCGTCGATGACCATGAGCTTGTTGTGCATGTAGCCCTCCCGCTCGTCGGTGACCACGGGGATGCCCCCCGCCCGCAGGCGGGCGACGGCCTTCGTGTCAGCGTT is drawn from Thermoflexus hugenholtzii and contains these coding sequences:
- a CDS encoding CPBP family intramembrane glutamic endopeptidase, with translation MRPAPSSSAPSEELEPAPPWGIGLALTALAYFLMVQFMLGVLFFLIYWVVAMPGQPFEAAYARAAASGRFTGLASGFIYLFTLITVGAALRLWVRGPLAPALRLVPPARIPLWAVPFLALGLAVALDAVTMASGRPVIPENLAPLFRGRDPLGWTAMGFLAVLVGPPTEELLFRGLLYPALAVRVGPMFAVYLVSLIFALFHLFTYGGTTDQWFWIAQAFLVGLALTGLRARTRSLWPPIVMHMTLNLYATLEAIFLLNFR
- a CDS encoding phospholipase D-like domain-containing protein, with amino-acid sequence MSSRRRRSLLPGRSRALSRPLSLAGLAVLLLLAAALGMAQQCMGRGGAPPSTAPSGEGGWYEVFFTAPRFPDAPEFHRGGVADALIAAIDGAQRTLDVAVYEIDLMPVAEALLRARDRGVRVRVVTETDNADTKAVARLRAGGIPVVTDEREGYMHNKLMVIDGERVWTGSMNFTDNDVYQNNNNAALLRSSELARNYAVKFAAMFERRAFGPARPSGDTTPRLTIHGIPVENYFAPEDPTVEAIVRAIRGARERIVFMAFAFTHPRIGDALLERARAGVEIHGVFESSGAGSPLSQFNRLRRAGIDVLKDGNPYNMHHKVFVIDRRVVIFGSYNFSRNAEQDNDENFLIVTDPAMAARFEEEFARVYEQALNPPRGGRWPDGTLAWAR